In one window of Candidatus Kaelpia imicola DNA:
- a CDS encoding dihydroorotate dehydrogenase — MGRVMIPVEIASLKLRSPVVLSSGCVEYSPSVSDIVPFSKIGAIITKTVTLRECPGNPMPRTSEVDFGLINSIGLQNKGLDDYLGRILPQIRESLDCRIITSISGFTIEEFANIAAAVDKEDAVSAIEVNISCPNLEKDSEGGSAIFAQDEHMSYGVIKAVRESSSKPVIAKLSPDVTDIRSVAQAVSDAGADAITVANTYSAMAIDIYTRKPKIAKVSGGLSGPAIRPLTLKRVWDVYNTVDLPIIASGGIMDYKDGLEYIIAGAALLSIGTANFINPGVAEEVAEGIESYLRERGIEYKDLIGSLKIG; from the coding sequence ATGGGAAGAGTTATGATTCCGGTTGAGATTGCTTCTTTAAAACTAAGAAGTCCTGTTGTCCTCTCTTCAGGTTGTGTGGAGTATAGCCCCTCTGTGAGTGATATCGTTCCGTTTAGTAAGATCGGTGCCATTATAACAAAGACAGTTACTCTTAGAGAATGTCCCGGCAATCCTATGCCCAGAACATCCGAGGTAGATTTTGGGTTAATAAATTCTATAGGTTTGCAAAATAAAGGTCTGGATGATTATCTTGGTAGGATTTTACCGCAAATAAGAGAATCGCTTGATTGCCGAATCATTACCAGCATATCTGGTTTTACAATTGAAGAGTTTGCTAATATTGCTGCTGCTGTAGATAAAGAGGATGCGGTCTCTGCTATTGAGGTTAATATATCCTGTCCAAACCTTGAAAAAGATAGCGAGGGCGGGTCGGCTATCTTTGCCCAGGATGAACATATGAGTTATGGTGTTATAAAGGCTGTCAGGGAGTCATCGTCTAAACCTGTAATAGCTAAGCTCTCTCCCGATGTTACAGATATACGTTCTGTTGCTCAGGCTGTCTCTGATGCCGGAGCTGATGCAATAACCGTTGCGAATACCTATTCAGCTATGGCTATAGATATATATACGAGAAAACCGAAAATAGCTAAGGTATCAGGGGGATTGAGCGGCCCTGCTATTAGACCCCTGACATTAAAGAGGGTCTGGGATGTATATAATACCGTAGATCTGCCAATCATTGCCTCCGGCGGTATCATGGATTATAAGGACGGTTTGGAGTATATTATTGCGGGTGCGGCCCTTTTAAGTATAGGTACTGCTAATTTCATAAACCCCGGCGTTGCGGAAGAGGTAGCCGAAGGTATAGAGAGTTATCTTAGAGAGAGAGGGATAGAGTATAAAGATTTAATTGGGAGTCTTAAAATTGGATAA
- a CDS encoding DUF2764 family protein, which translates to MDRYYYLISQLPLLDFDGKNYISSDYFLEQAAKWLSPADFKVLKKANIDDIYVSDSDKGIVREYKSFEYNLRDNIVKFREGSLESIVDENLKAVLVNTDPLKIELEIFYLRWSFIDQIGSYHHFDLESTVVYFYKLQILDKISQFDKERGKKLFNSSSNISYEAVVYES; encoded by the coding sequence ATGGATAGGTACTATTATCTGATATCCCAGCTTCCTCTATTGGATTTTGATGGTAAGAATTATATCAGCAGTGACTACTTTTTAGAGCAGGCAGCCAAGTGGTTGAGCCCTGCAGATTTCAAGGTTTTAAAAAAAGCGAATATAGATGATATCTATGTTAGCGATAGCGATAAAGGTATCGTAAGAGAGTATAAGAGTTTTGAATACAATTTAAGAGATAATATTGTTAAATTCAGGGAAGGCAGTTTAGAATCTATAGTTGATGAAAACTTGAAAGCGGTTTTAGTTAATACAGATCCTCTTAAAATTGAGCTGGAGATATTCTATCTGAGGTGGAGTTTCATTGACCAAATTGGATCATATCATCATTTTGATTTAGAGAGTACAGTGGTTTACTTCTATAAGCTTCAGATTTTAGATAAGATTTCCCAGTTTGATAAAGAGAGAGGGAAAAAGTTATTTAACAGCAGTTCAAACATTAGTTACGAGGCGGTAGTCTATGAAAGTTAA
- a CDS encoding Mut7-C RNAse domain-containing protein: MKFILSPELGRLTKWLRILSYDSYYFKGSSRALILKALKEDRVVLTSIVSLADELKAKVFIIKSQDLRTQLKELEESFGLEIDSSNMFSRCIRCNLELKELTREQAEEKVPVSIYQSRVSFYKCSKCKKIFWTGSHWKLAKEYLESINDNS; encoded by the coding sequence ATGAAGTTTATACTCAGCCCTGAATTGGGAAGGTTGACCAAGTGGTTAAGGATTTTAAGTTATGACTCTTATTATTTTAAAGGCAGCAGCAGAGCTCTTATTCTGAAAGCTCTAAAAGAGGATAGAGTTGTTTTAACTTCTATAGTCTCTTTGGCTGATGAGCTCAAGGCAAAAGTCTTTATAATTAAATCTCAAGATTTAAGAACTCAACTTAAAGAACTTGAAGAGAGTTTTGGTTTAGAAATCGATAGCAGTAATATGTTTTCACGCTGTATCAGGTGTAATTTAGAGTTAAAAGAATTAACCAGAGAACAAGCCGAAGAGAAGGTCCCCGTATCTATCTATCAAAGCAGGGTGAGTTTTTACAAATGTTCTAAATGCAAAAAAATATTCTGGACTGGCAGCCATTGGAAGTTGGCTAAGGAATATTTAGAGAGTATCAATGATAATAGCTGA
- the mutM gene encoding DNA-formamidopyrimidine glycosylase — protein MPELPEVETIRRELRSLIQKKKITDFEVRDKIFLKKPKTVSSWKKILSSKIKDVERKGKFLIFKLSNGLKIVVHLRMTGQIIYGNNHDAKIKIVFSDLSTLSYYDRRRFGEWFLVKDIKDVPLLGAIGIDPTSEEFTPEVLSEILKNKSTKVYNLLLDQKVISGIGNIYVNEILYRSKISPFRKTRDITEPEIKELCFSIRDILLKALKARGSSIDTYLDIWGNPGKYAYQHLVYGKDGHFCEHCPNKIMKSKMNSRSIYYCPGCQQ, from the coding sequence ATGCCTGAGTTGCCGGAAGTTGAGACAATACGCAGAGAGTTAAGAAGCTTGATTCAGAAGAAAAAGATCACGGATTTTGAGGTTAGAGACAAGATCTTTCTTAAAAAGCCTAAAACAGTCTCTTCCTGGAAAAAGATACTCTCTTCCAAGATAAAGGATGTAGAGAGAAAGGGTAAGTTTCTGATCTTTAAACTTAGCAATGGGCTGAAGATAGTTGTGCACCTTAGAATGACAGGTCAGATAATATATGGCAATAATCATGATGCCAAAATTAAAATTGTATTTTCAGATTTAAGTACCCTTAGTTATTATGATAGAAGAAGATTCGGTGAGTGGTTTTTGGTAAAAGATATAAAAGATGTGCCTCTGCTTGGAGCCATAGGTATTGATCCTACAAGTGAAGAGTTTACTCCTGAAGTTTTGAGTGAGATATTAAAAAATAAGAGTACTAAGGTCTACAATCTTCTTTTAGACCAAAAAGTTATATCTGGAATAGGCAATATATATGTAAATGAGATACTGTATCGCTCCAAAATAAGCCCTTTCAGAAAGACCAGGGATATTACCGAGCCTGAGATTAAAGAGCTCTGTTTCTCTATAAGAGATATACTTCTCAAAGCGCTTAAAGCCAGAGGTTCTTCAATAGATACCTATTTGGATATTTGGGGTAACCCGGGTAAATATGCCTATCAGCATCTTGTTTACGGAAAAGATGGCCATTTTTGTGAACACTGTCCTAATAAGATTATGAAGAGCAAGATGAACTCTAGATCGATCTATTATTGTCCGGGATGTCAACAGTAA
- a CDS encoding V-type ATP synthase subunit A, translating into MKVNRGSILSISGNMITVKPQSHIMQNELGYVLKGEQRLKAEVIKIRGEAAYMQVFEDTKGLRVGDEVEFSNQLLSVELGPGLLGSIYDGLQNPLNILADEYGFFLPRGVDIAALDLKKRWHFTPLAKEGDLLLAGNYIGYVEEEIFKHYIMVPFDLSGEHLLESLKPEGNYSVKDTIATVKDRSGNSVDITMSFRWPIRVPITSYRKRLQAIEPLTTRIRIIDTFFPVAKGGTYCIPGPFGAGKTVLQQLTSRYAEVDIVIIAACGERAGEVVETLREFPKLKDDRTGKSLMARTIIICNTSSMPVAARDASVYTAATLGEYYRQMGLDVLLLADSTSRWAQAMREVSGRLEEIPGEEAFPAYLESRIAAFYERSGVVELLNGESGSLTIGGTVSPAGGNFEEPVTQSTLKVVGAFHGLSRERSDARKYPSISPLESWSKYRSFIVEDIVAYAKEVIFKGDEVFQMMKVVGEEGVADEDFLIYLKSEFLDYVYLQQNGYDRVDAATPLERQDYVFSKADYILRSKVNLETKDELRAIFFKLRQMFLDWNYTKWNSSEFKSKEKEIDEFIKREVLKKDEEAVQQDR; encoded by the coding sequence ATGAAAGTTAATAGAGGCAGCATTCTATCTATAAGCGGGAACATGATAACTGTAAAACCGCAAAGTCATATCATGCAGAATGAGTTGGGCTATGTTTTAAAAGGAGAGCAGCGTCTTAAAGCCGAGGTTATTAAGATCAGAGGAGAGGCAGCGTATATGCAGGTTTTTGAGGATACCAAAGGTCTTAGAGTAGGAGATGAGGTTGAATTCAGCAATCAGCTTCTTTCGGTTGAACTTGGACCGGGTCTTCTGGGCAGTATATACGACGGTTTGCAGAATCCTTTAAATATTCTTGCTGATGAGTATGGATTTTTTTTACCTCGAGGAGTCGATATAGCAGCTTTGGATCTTAAAAAGAGATGGCATTTTACCCCTCTTGCTAAGGAAGGAGATCTATTGTTGGCCGGAAACTATATTGGTTATGTAGAAGAAGAGATTTTTAAGCATTATATAATGGTGCCTTTTGATCTTAGCGGAGAGCATCTTCTTGAGAGTCTGAAGCCTGAGGGTAATTACAGTGTTAAAGATACTATAGCTACGGTAAAAGACAGATCAGGCAATAGTGTTGATATCACCATGTCTTTTCGCTGGCCTATAAGAGTGCCTATTACTTCATACAGGAAGAGGCTTCAGGCTATTGAGCCGTTAACTACGCGTATTAGGATAATTGATACTTTCTTTCCTGTGGCTAAGGGGGGGACTTATTGTATTCCCGGTCCTTTTGGGGCTGGGAAAACAGTATTGCAGCAGTTGACTTCAAGATATGCTGAGGTTGATATTGTAATTATTGCTGCCTGCGGTGAGAGGGCAGGTGAGGTCGTTGAGACGTTAAGAGAGTTTCCAAAACTTAAAGATGATAGGACTGGTAAGTCTCTGATGGCGAGGACAATAATCATCTGTAATACCTCTTCTATGCCTGTTGCTGCCAGAGATGCTTCGGTATATACTGCGGCAACTCTCGGGGAATACTATAGACAGATGGGTTTGGATGTACTGCTTCTGGCTGACTCTACTTCACGTTGGGCTCAGGCGATGAGAGAGGTTTCAGGCAGGCTGGAGGAGATCCCGGGCGAAGAGGCTTTTCCGGCTTATTTGGAATCGCGTATAGCTGCTTTCTATGAAAGGTCTGGCGTGGTTGAACTTTTAAACGGAGAGAGCGGGTCTCTTACAATAGGAGGAACAGTATCCCCGGCTGGCGGTAATTTCGAAGAACCTGTTACCCAATCAACATTAAAGGTTGTCGGAGCTTTCCATGGCTTATCCCGCGAGAGGTCTGATGCCAGAAAGTACCCTTCTATATCCCCTCTGGAGAGTTGGTCCAAATATAGGAGCTTTATTGTAGAGGATATAGTAGCTTATGCCAAAGAAGTGATATTTAAAGGCGATGAGGTTTTTCAGATGATGAAGGTTGTTGGCGAAGAAGGTGTGGCAGATGAGGACTTCTTAATATATCTGAAATCCGAGTTTTTAGATTATGTCTATTTACAGCAGAATGGTTATGATAGAGTGGATGCTGCTACGCCTCTAGAGCGCCAGGATTATGTTTTTTCAAAGGCTGACTATATCCTTAGATCTAAAGTTAATTTAGAAACAAAAGATGAATTAAGAGCTATCTTTTTTAAATTACGTCAGATGTTTCTGGACTGGAATTATACCAAGTGGAATTCTTCGGAATTCAAAAGCAAAGAAAAAGAGATAGATGAATTTATTAAAAGAGAGGTTTTAAAGAAAGATGAAGAAGCTGTACAGCAAGATAGATAG
- the pyrR gene encoding bifunctional pyr operon transcriptional regulator/uracil phosphoribosyltransferase PyrR, translating into MSKKIIERSKVLDSKQLYKTVCRISHEIIERNKSLSNIAIVGIRTRGVYLADRIVNNIFEIEGVKIPSGVLDITLYRDDLTLIAEQPLVKETELNFDINGKLIIIVDDVLFTGRTVRCAMDALIDFGRPRAIQLAVLVDRGHRELPVRADYVGKNVPTSLSESIEVRLKEVDKKDEVVMLEVVDG; encoded by the coding sequence ATGTCTAAGAAAATCATAGAACGTTCGAAGGTTTTAGATTCAAAACAACTCTATAAGACTGTCTGCCGTATAAGTCATGAAATAATAGAGAGAAATAAGTCTTTATCGAATATAGCTATTGTAGGCATAAGGACAAGAGGTGTCTATTTAGCAGATAGAATAGTAAATAATATTTTTGAGATTGAGGGTGTAAAGATTCCGTCAGGAGTACTTGATATTACGCTCTACAGAGATGATCTTACTTTGATAGCAGAACAGCCTCTGGTTAAGGAGACAGAGCTTAACTTCGATATCAATGGTAAGCTGATAATAATAGTAGACGATGTGTTATTTACAGGCAGGACTGTTAGGTGCGCAATGGATGCTTTGATTGATTTTGGTAGACCCAGAGCTATTCAGCTTGCTGTTTTGGTTGACCGGGGTCACCGTGAACTTCCAGTAAGAGCAGATTATGTAGGTAAGAATGTACCGACCTCTCTTAGTGAATCTATAGAGGTAAGATTAAAAGAGGTTGATAAGAAAGATGAGGTTGTGATGTTGGAGGTAGTTGATGGCTGA
- a CDS encoding endonuclease Q family protein gives MIIADIHIHSKYSRAASKNMDLDNLSEFAKIKGVDLLGSGDFTHFLWLQELKTKLKEAGYGVYKYKGINYILTVEVSNIYSYKGRVRKIHNLIIAPDFTAVDKINRELAKYGSLTADGRPTLSLDVRSLMEIVLSANSDCFLIPCHIWTPWFGLFGANSGFDSIEECFGPYVKDIYALETGLSSDPAMNWRISDLDRYTLVSNSDSHSPSKIGREANVLNISMDYRELLEALKNRDSGKFAYTIEFYPQEGKYHLDGHRGCGLSFSPKESMRLNNICPKCSKPLTIGVMHRVEELADREDGFMPKGAVGFKSLVPLDEIIAELKGVQKTAKAVIVEYHSLIQSYGPELKILSELDEKFLKNNLPVKIAKSIIAVREGRVKIKPGFDGLYGNVKVFDDKKMKSEKQLTFF, from the coding sequence ATGATAATAGCTGATATACATATCCATTCTAAGTATAGCCGTGCAGCAAGCAAAAATATGGATCTGGATAATTTAAGTGAGTTTGCCAAGATTAAAGGAGTAGACCTCTTAGGTAGCGGCGACTTTACCCATTTCTTATGGCTGCAAGAGTTAAAGACGAAATTAAAAGAAGCTGGCTATGGAGTATATAAATATAAAGGAATTAACTATATATTAACCGTTGAAGTGTCAAATATCTATTCTTATAAAGGGAGAGTTAGAAAGATTCATAATCTTATTATTGCGCCTGACTTTACCGCAGTTGATAAGATAAACAGAGAACTTGCTAAATATGGGAGTTTAACTGCGGATGGCAGGCCTACGCTAAGTTTGGATGTCAGGAGCCTTATGGAGATCGTTCTCTCTGCTAATAGCGACTGTTTTTTGATACCTTGTCATATCTGGACTCCATGGTTCGGCCTCTTTGGTGCCAATTCGGGTTTTGATTCTATAGAAGAGTGTTTTGGTCCTTACGTAAAAGATATCTATGCTTTGGAGACCGGTCTCTCAAGTGATCCAGCTATGAATTGGCGGATATCGGATTTAGATAGATATACCCTTGTATCTAATTCCGATAGTCATTCTCCTTCAAAGATAGGGCGGGAAGCAAACGTTTTAAATATAAGTATGGATTATAGAGAACTTCTGGAGGCATTGAAAAACAGAGACTCCGGAAAATTTGCCTATACAATAGAGTTTTATCCTCAGGAGGGGAAGTATCACTTGGATGGTCATAGAGGTTGCGGGCTTTCGTTTAGCCCTAAAGAGTCTATGCGTTTGAACAATATATGTCCCAAATGCAGCAAACCATTAACTATTGGGGTGATGCATAGAGTAGAGGAGCTTGCAGACAGGGAGGATGGATTTATGCCTAAAGGGGCAGTTGGTTTCAAGAGCTTGGTACCGTTGGATGAGATTATCGCAGAGTTAAAAGGTGTTCAGAAAACAGCCAAGGCGGTAATAGTAGAATATCATAGCTTGATTCAAAGCTATGGTCCGGAATTAAAAATATTAAGTGAGCTTGATGAGAAATTTCTAAAGAATAATCTGCCTGTAAAGATAGCCAAAAGTATTATAGCCGTTAGAGAGGGCAGGGTTAAGATTAAACCGGGTTTTGACGGTCTTTACGGTAATGTCAAAGTCTTTGATGATAAGAAAATGAAGAGCGAGAAGCAGTTAACCTTTTTTTAA
- the pyrE gene encoding orotate phosphoribosyltransferase, with translation MNDKELMGILNETGAIQGGHFLLSSGLHSEQYIQLARIFQYPKHTSRIANALVEDFRFERPAVIIGIAHGGTILAYEVARAIGARAMFAERFKGELCLKRGFEIKNRERVLIVEDVLTTGKSVLELKSLLKNFQPLIVGVASVIDRFDGEFKIRNKYSSLMKYALPVYSKEECPLCKKDIPLLKPGSREIVNA, from the coding sequence ATGAACGATAAAGAACTTATGGGAATTTTAAATGAGACAGGGGCTATTCAAGGTGGACACTTCTTATTATCCAGCGGTTTACATTCGGAGCAGTATATCCAGCTGGCTCGTATTTTTCAATATCCTAAACATACTTCACGTATAGCCAATGCATTAGTAGAAGATTTTAGGTTCGAAAGACCTGCCGTTATAATTGGCATTGCACATGGGGGTACTATTTTGGCTTATGAAGTTGCAAGAGCTATAGGTGCAAGGGCAATGTTTGCAGAGCGCTTTAAAGGAGAACTCTGTTTGAAGAGGGGTTTTGAGATTAAAAATAGGGAGAGAGTTTTGATAGTTGAAGATGTGCTTACAACAGGGAAATCAGTTTTGGAATTAAAATCGCTGCTTAAGAATTTTCAGCCGCTGATTGTAGGAGTCGCTTCTGTTATAGACCGTTTTGATGGAGAGTTTAAGATAAGAAATAAATATTCATCTCTTATGAAATATGCCCTCCCGGTGTACTCTAAAGAGGAGTGCCCTCTATGTAAAAAGGATATACCGCTGCTTAAACCCGGGAGCAGGGAGATTGTGAACGCATAA
- the pyrF gene encoding orotidine-5'-phosphate decarboxylase, whose protein sequence is MDKRKKIIIALDVDSIDDLRYYLDMLAPYVKTFKIGPRLFIPYGREVVDLIKGYGSDVFLDLKLHDIPTQVAESVKKIGDLGVKMFTVHAFGGKVMIENSREALDSFDEKERPLMLAVTLLTSIDENDLHFLGFKNKINNMVYKLAELALTSGADGVVSSAAEVRRLKEGISRSFISVVPGIKIGVANRDQKRSGSPQEAFDNGADYIVIGRSILNADNPVKIVKEVLDER, encoded by the coding sequence TTGGATAAGAGAAAAAAGATAATAATTGCGCTTGACGTAGATAGCATCGATGATTTGCGTTACTATCTTGATATGTTAGCCCCCTATGTGAAAACTTTTAAAATAGGACCTCGCCTCTTTATTCCTTATGGTAGAGAGGTGGTAGACCTTATAAAGGGCTATGGTTCAGATGTCTTTTTAGACCTTAAGCTGCATGATATTCCTACTCAGGTTGCAGAGAGCGTGAAAAAGATTGGAGATTTGGGAGTTAAGATGTTTACAGTTCATGCTTTTGGCGGTAAGGTTATGATAGAAAATTCAAGAGAGGCTCTAGATAGTTTTGATGAAAAAGAGAGACCGTTGATGCTTGCAGTAACCCTTCTTACCAGCATTGACGAAAATGACTTGCATTTTTTAGGTTTTAAAAATAAAATTAATAACATGGTTTATAAACTTGCTGAATTAGCTTTAACTTCCGGAGCTGATGGTGTTGTCTCTTCCGCGGCAGAGGTCAGAAGGTTAAAAGAAGGGATAAGCCGGAGCTTTATATCAGTTGTTCCGGGTATAAAGATAGGCGTTGCGAATAGAGACCAGAAGAGGAGCGGTTCGCCGCAAGAGGCATTTGACAATGGAGCCGATTATATTGTTATCGGCAGATCTATACTTAATGCAGATAATCCTGTAAAGATAGTTAAGGAGGTATTAGATGAACGATAA
- a CDS encoding amidohydrolase family protein, which yields MATDHAPHSSEEKDCNFSEASFGTIGLETALSLGLKLVNEGKIDIFSLIEKLTSNPARIFSFKDRGNILENYLADIIVVDPDLKWKFSQEDIESKSKNSPFLNMELKGRARTVVSKGRVLVDDFKLIGDCL from the coding sequence ATTGCTACTGACCATGCTCCGCATTCAAGCGAAGAGAAAGATTGTAATTTCTCCGAGGCAAGTTTCGGTACTATAGGACTGGAGACAGCATTATCTTTAGGTCTAAAGTTAGTCAACGAAGGTAAGATAGATATCTTTTCTTTAATAGAGAAGCTTACTTCCAATCCCGCCAGGATATTCTCCTTTAAAGATAGAGGGAATATCTTAGAGAACTATTTGGCTGATATCATAGTAGTAGATCCAGATCTAAAGTGGAAGTTTAGTCAGGAAGATATTGAATCTAAAAGTAAGAATTCCCCATTTTTAAATATGGAGTTGAAGGGAAGAGCTAGAACTGTTGTTTCAAAAGGCAGGGTTTTGGTTGATGACTTTAAATTGATTGGAGATTGTTTATGA
- a CDS encoding amidohydrolase family protein — MKLLIKNGSVIDLEKKVFKKNDILVQNKRISKIAKNIKEKANLVVDAGGCYIFPGLIDIHAHLREPGREDEENIESGSRAALRGGFTTLCCMPNTDPAIDSAGLVRFLRERSKSVGLVDIYPVGAITKGRAGLELSEMIKMREAGAVGFSDDGSWVNSPLLMRRAMEYSVLSGLPLIIHAEDERLSIGGLMNEGIFSLKMGLKGYTAGV; from the coding sequence TTGAAGTTACTGATTAAAAATGGTTCGGTTATTGATTTAGAGAAAAAAGTTTTTAAAAAAAATGATATCTTGGTTCAAAATAAGAGAATCTCTAAGATAGCTAAAAATATAAAAGAGAAGGCGAATTTAGTAGTTGATGCTGGAGGATGCTATATCTTTCCAGGACTTATTGATATCCATGCTCATCTAAGAGAGCCAGGCCGGGAAGATGAGGAGAATATAGAGTCCGGTTCTCGTGCGGCTTTAAGAGGGGGTTTTACAACACTCTGCTGCATGCCCAATACAGATCCTGCTATAGATAGTGCCGGTCTGGTAAGATTTTTAAGAGAACGTTCTAAGAGCGTAGGCCTGGTAGATATTTATCCAGTGGGAGCTATTACAAAAGGAAGGGCTGGCTTGGAACTATCTGAGATGATTAAGATGAGAGAGGCAGGAGCTGTTGGTTTTTCAGACGATGGCAGCTGGGTTAATAGCCCGCTTCTTATGCGTAGAGCTATGGAGTATTCTGTTCTCTCCGGCTTACCTCTAATTATCCACGCCGAAGACGAGAGACTCTCTATCGGCGGCCTGATGAATGAAGGTATATTTTCTCTTAAGATGGGACTAAAAGGGTATACCGCGGGAGTCTGA
- a CDS encoding aspartate carbamoyltransferase catalytic subunit — MAEDIVERDIKWSKKHLLGIEDLTVEEIGYILQLAKSFKEISTRQVKKVPALRGKTVAFLFFEPSTRTRISFELAAKRLSADTVSFSVSTSSVQKGENLKDTARNIEAMNVDIIVLRHPASGAAHYLSGVVSAGVINAGDGTHEHPTQALLDVFTIQEQKKNIAGLRIAILGDVSHSRVARSNIFALKKLGAEVTLCAPPTMILPEFKELGVEVSYDLKDVLAKADVLNILRIQRERINENLIPSIAEYREFFGVDRAKLLKYAKPGLLILHPGPVNRGIELSPDVLDEGLLEKNICSVVLNQVTNGLAIRMAILYLIAGMGGSVEVTD; from the coding sequence ATGGCTGAGGATATTGTTGAAAGAGATATCAAGTGGAGTAAGAAGCATCTTCTTGGCATTGAAGATCTAACCGTAGAGGAGATAGGTTATATATTACAGCTTGCCAAATCTTTTAAGGAGATCTCAACCCGGCAGGTCAAGAAGGTCCCTGCTTTAAGAGGTAAAACAGTTGCTTTTCTATTCTTTGAACCCTCAACAAGAACCAGGATATCTTTTGAGCTTGCAGCTAAAAGGCTCTCAGCTGATACTGTGAGTTTCTCAGTCTCGACATCCAGTGTACAGAAAGGGGAGAATCTTAAGGATACAGCCCGCAATATAGAGGCTATGAATGTTGATATTATAGTCTTAAGGCACCCAGCTTCCGGAGCTGCCCATTATCTCTCCGGGGTTGTATCGGCCGGTGTTATAAATGCCGGAGATGGGACACATGAACATCCAACTCAGGCTCTGCTTGATGTCTTTACCATCCAGGAGCAGAAAAAAAACATTGCAGGGTTAAGAATTGCTATCTTGGGTGATGTCTCTCATTCAAGGGTGGCAAGGTCTAATATATTTGCTCTTAAAAAATTAGGTGCTGAGGTTACACTCTGTGCGCCGCCAACAATGATTTTGCCTGAGTTTAAAGAGCTGGGCGTAGAGGTTTCATATGATCTTAAGGATGTTTTGGCCAAAGCCGATGTTTTAAATATCTTGAGGATACAGAGAGAGCGCATCAATGAAAACCTGATTCCTTCAATAGCTGAATACAGAGAGTTTTTCGGTGTAGATAGAGCTAAGCTTTTAAAATATGCAAAGCCGGGATTACTAATTCTTCATCCGGGTCCGGTAAATAGAGGAATTGAGCTAAGCCCTGACGTGCTTGACGAGGGATTGCTGGAGAAGAATATCTGCAGCGTTGTTTTAAATCAGGTTACAAATGGCCTGGCGATCAGAATGGCGATACTCTATCTTATTGCAGGTATGGGAGGCAGCGTTGAAGTTACTGATTAA